The nucleotide sequence TTAATAAACTACCTGGTGTTGCACCCAATATTGGTGGTTTTATCTCCCATCGGATGGACGAGGTACTGTCCGGGGTGCGGAGTGCTATTGCCGTCAAAATTTTTGGCCCTGACCTCAACCAATTGCGGCAAATTGGACAAGACGTAGAAGCTGCGATGCGAGATATTCCTGGCCTGGTGGATTTACAACTGGAACCGCAAGTCCCGATTCGGCAAGTCCAAATCCAGTTTGATCGGGCCCAGGCCAGTCGCTATGGCTTAACTGTGGGGCAATTAGCCGAAACCATTGAAACAGCCTTTAACGGGCGGGTAGTCTCCCAGGTCTTACAGGAGCAGCAGCTTTTTGATTTAGTCGTTTGGCTGCAACCGGAAGCCCGTAACAATATCGAGACGTTTCGGAACTTGCTGATTTCAACCCCAACGGGTAGCAAAATCCCTCTTGCCCAAGTCGCGCAAGTGAATTACGACACCGGCCCCAACACCATCAATCGGGAAAATGTCTCTCGTTTGTTAGTCGTTTCCAGTAATGTTTCAGGACGGGATTTACGTTCAGCGGTGAATGAGATTCAAGCCAAGATTGCTGAAACCGTCACCGTCCCCAGTGGCTATGTGATTCAATACGGTGGCCAATTTGAATCGGAAGAGCGGGCAACCCAAAACTTGATCCTCTACGGGGGCCTGGCAATTGTCATCATTGCAATTTTGATGTACTTCGCCGTTAAATCTATCCCGGCCATGCTGATGATCATGATTAATTTGCCCCTGGCGTTGGCGGGGGGGGTGTTTGCCATTGCCGTGACAGGAGCGGTGATTTCTGTTTCGTCTCTGGTGGGCTTTGTTACCTTATTTGGGGTGGCAGTGCGGAATGGCTTGCTATTGGTGGATAACTACAACCAAAAGTTTGCCTTGGGCTTGCCTCTGAAACAGGTGATTGCGGCAGGTTCGATGGAACGCTTGGTGGCCATTTTGATGACGGCTTTGACTTCGGCGTTGGGGATGTTGCCCTTGGCCTGGGGAACGGGGGCGGGGAAAGAAGTGCTGCAACCCTTGGCGATTGTGGTGCTGGGGGGGCTGTTCACCTCCACGGCCTTAACCTTGCTGGTGTTACCGGCCCTCTATGCCCAGTTTGGTCGCTACTTCCTGCCCAAAACTGCGCTGGAACCTGAACTAGAGGAGTTTAACCCACCAGGCCCAGGCGAGCCGCTGAACGTTAGTCAAGTGCCCTAATTTTCTCAATAATCACCCTATTTAATTTTTGTGAGGAACGACATCATGCAAGTCAAAATTTTATCGGTAATTATGGTCATGGGCTTGGCTTTCATCTTTAGTGCCTGTGGTGGCAGTTCGGACACAACCAGTTCATCTCCATCTCCAGCTAGTCCGTCCCCAGAAATGTCTAGCCCTAGTCCCACGCCCTCAATGGAAGCCAACAATTCAGTCACGAATGCTGAACCCTCAGATGGTCATGGCGAAGGGGGACAAGTGGTTGAGACAGGTAAGTATCATTTGGAGTTGCTGGTCGGGAGAGAACCGGCCGGTTTGCACATTGATTTTTTTGTCCAACAGGGCCTGGATCATGCTCCGGTTGCAGGTGCAAAAGTTGTCGGTCAGTTGCAACTCCCTGATGGCAGCCAGAAAACCTTGGACTTTCAATACAGTGATACCGATAAACACTACACGGCTTACCTGACAGATGCACCTGCGGGAGAATATCGTTTGGTTGTTCTCTCGGATATTCAAGGGGAAAAAGTCAACGGCCGGTTTACCTTTACACCCTAATATCCAAGCTAGAAATGTTCCTGATTCTGCAATTCCAACGCGAGTAATGAGTTCATAATTAGGTACATTAAATATCACCACATTCATCTGCTTGTAGATTATCTCCACTCTCTGTACAGAAATTACTATGCACATCAATACTCTTGAAAAATGGCAACATCTTCACAGTTTTTCCATTAATCACAATCAGGCAGAGAAAAACACTAAAATTGTGCTTCTCCTCACAGCAGTAACAATGATTGCCGAGATTATTGCTGGTACAGTCTTTGGTTCACTAGCCCTACTCGCTGATGGTTGGCACATGGCCACACATGCTGGAGCTTTCGGAATTGCAGTGTTTGCCTATCAATATGCCCGGAAAAATGCTAACAATCCAAAATATACCTTTGGTACTGGTAAAGTCAGTGTTTTGGGAGGGTTTACGAGCGCGATTGTGCTTGCAGTTATCGCTCTTGCCATTGCGGTGGAGTCATCTGTTCGTTTGTTTCAGCCTCAAACTATCCAATTCAATGAAGCCATTTATGTCGCTTTTGTTGGATTAGTCGTCAATCTGACTAGTGCTTTTCTGTTGCAAGATAATCACGATCATTCCCACGATCATCATCACCATGACCATAATCTTCGTGCTGCCTATATTCATGTTTTAGCAGATGCACTAACTTCTATTTTTGCCAGTTTTGCCCTATTATCCGGGAAGTTTTTAGGTTGGATTTGGATGGATGCAGTTATGGGTTTAGTTGGAGCATTAGTCATTGCACGATGGGCATATGGCCTGGTTCGTGAAACGGGTTCTATCTTATTGGATGGAGCTATTGATAAACAAATAAAGCTGGATATTATAAGTGCAGTTGAGCAAGATGCTGACAATCGTATCACCGATTTGCACATTTGGAAGCTCAGCGAAAATCATTTGGCAGCCACAATATCTCTTGTAACTCATTATCCTCAGAATCCTGACTATTACAAGAGTTTAATTAATCACATTCCGTCTCTTTATCATGTGCTTGTTGAAGTTAATCACTGTCCTGGTGAACCCTGCCTAGAACTACACACAGTCTAATAGTTCAATGGCAAGAGATTTTTACTAAGTGGTGAAAAAATTAATGGCCGCTTTACCTTTACGCCTTAATGCTCAGAATGGGATTCATCCTTGATCCGTCCACTCCAACGGCTTGCTGCCCCAGGCCGGCGCGATAGGTTCACCACTTCTCGGCCACTTACAGCCTCTTTTTTGCGTAGGTCAGCAAATATTGCCGTCAAATCATTATTCAAGGATTTTGCATAGTCTTCTCGAATTTTGTGAATCTCAGCCACAATTTCATCTGTCCACATCAGCTAATCTCCCATTAATTCGTTGGGTGTGCAAAGAATTGGCAGGACATAGCCAAAAGCGAGACTAATTTCTGCCAACTTTCCTTGAATTTGTGCATTGGCGATATGCTTGCAATTCCACGTTAACAAATAGTCCATGCCGTGAATAGTTGCAGCCGCTATATGAATTACATCTACTTTTGCTTTGGCGGGAAGGCTACTTAGAGCAAGAAAGTGAACTGCTAAATCCTCAACCGCTTTGTTTAACGATGGGAGTGGAATATTTCGCAAAATTGCCAGTCTTTGGGGTGCAATGAGAGGATCGCCCTGGGCTACTTCATCCAAAACAGCTTCCGAGGTGTAGAGAGAAAAATCACTTCGGCGCAGTTCCCACCAATCTTTTGTAAGCTCCATGTTTGCAGCTAGGATTAGATTTTTCGTAGATCTCGCTGTGAGATAGCCCAAAATACTGGTTTCAATATACACAGTCTCACTGATGGTACTCTGGCTTAATGTCATGGCTTCCTACTCCAGATCATGGAGACACTGTAGCGATGTGACTTAAACGTTGAGCCAACCCATAATTGTTTGTACAAGTAGCCAAATATTTAGCGCAACAATGATGGTCGCAACTGCCCAAGCCACAACTTTCAACCACTTAGGATTGACAAACTCACCCATCAAGCAGCGATCGCTAGTAAACATCACTAGTGGAATTACTGCAAATGAAAGCTGTAAACTCAATATCACCTGGCTGAAAACGAGCAACTGCCCCGTACTTTGCTCACCCAAAAACACGATCGCAATCAAAGCCGGAATAATTGCTAGCAAGCGAGTGGCTAACCGCCGCAACCAGGCTGGCAGGCGAAATCTCAAAAAGCCTTCCATTACAATCTGTCCTGCCAAAGTTGCTGTCAATGTCGAGCTTTGACCAGAAGCCAGCAACGCTAATCCAAAAATGGCGCTGGCAGCACTGACACCGAGCAGAGGAGATAGCAGCTTATAAGCATCCTGAATCTCGGCGACTTCGTGATAACCAGAGAAATGAAAAGTCGCTGCGGCAACAATTAGAATGGCAGAGTTGATGAACAGGGCAAAAGACAACGCAACCGTAGAATCAATCGTGCCAAACTTAATCGCCTCCCATTTCTTTTGGGGTGTAGGTTGCCAGGAGCGAGTCTGAACGATCGATGAATGAAGATACAGGTTGTGCGGCATCACTGTTGCACCCAAAATTCCAATCGCAATGTAAAGCATCCCTGGGTTTCGCAAAATTTCCGGATTCGGCAAGTAGCCCTGTAAAATTCCGCCCACATCAGGACGAGAGAATAAAATTTCTGCGCCAAAACACACGCCAACGATTGCCACCAGCATAATGATGAGCACTTCTACATAGCGAAAGCCTTTGCCTTGAAGGAATAGCAACGCTAGCACATCCAGTGCAGTGAGGCACACGCCCCACAGTAACGGAATGCCAAACAGCAGTTGCAGGGCGATCGCACTTCCCAATAACTCAGCTAAATCACAGGCAGCAATGGCAATCTCACACAACACCCACAGCATGAAGCTGACACGCGGACTGAAGTAGTCTCGACAAGCCTGGGCTAAATCTTTTCCAGTGGCAACACCTAACCGCACACACAGCGATTGCAGCAAAATTGCCATTAGGTTTGAGAGCAGAATCACGCTCAACAAGGTGTAGCCAAAGCGTGAGCCGCCTGCAATGTCGGTAGCCCAGTTACCAGGATCCATATACCCGACAGAAACAAGGTAGCCCGGTCCCGCAAATGCCAACATCTTGCGCCAAA is from Synechococcus sp. PCC 6312 and encodes:
- a CDS encoding type II toxin-antitoxin system VapC family toxin; translated protein: MSETVYIETSILGYLTARSTKNLILAANMELTKDWWELRRSDFSLYTSEAVLDEVAQGDPLIAPQRLAILRNIPLPSLNKAVEDLAVHFLALSSLPAKAKVDVIHIAAATIHGMDYLLTWNCKHIANAQIQGKLAEISLAFGYVLPILCTPNELMGD
- the dmeF gene encoding CDF family Co(II)/Ni(II) efflux transporter DmeF; translated protein: MHINTLEKWQHLHSFSINHNQAEKNTKIVLLLTAVTMIAEIIAGTVFGSLALLADGWHMATHAGAFGIAVFAYQYARKNANNPKYTFGTGKVSVLGGFTSAIVLAVIALAIAVESSVRLFQPQTIQFNEAIYVAFVGLVVNLTSAFLLQDNHDHSHDHHHHDHNLRAAYIHVLADALTSIFASFALLSGKFLGWIWMDAVMGLVGALVIARWAYGLVRETGSILLDGAIDKQIKLDIISAVEQDADNRITDLHIWKLSENHLAATISLVTHYPQNPDYYKSLINHIPSLYHVLVEVNHCPGEPCLELHTV
- a CDS encoding Nramp family divalent metal transporter, whose translation is MALSDRPPSLPEVHRSISIPAAKGFWRKMLAFAGPGYLVSVGYMDPGNWATDIAGGSRFGYTLLSVILLSNLMAILLQSLCVRLGVATGKDLAQACRDYFSPRVSFMLWVLCEIAIAACDLAELLGSAIALQLLFGIPLLWGVCLTALDVLALLFLQGKGFRYVEVLIIMLVAIVGVCFGAEILFSRPDVGGILQGYLPNPEILRNPGMLYIAIGILGATVMPHNLYLHSSIVQTRSWQPTPQKKWEAIKFGTIDSTVALSFALFINSAILIVAAATFHFSGYHEVAEIQDAYKLLSPLLGVSAASAIFGLALLASGQSSTLTATLAGQIVMEGFLRFRLPAWLRRLATRLLAIIPALIAIVFLGEQSTGQLLVFSQVILSLQLSFAVIPLVMFTSDRCLMGEFVNPKWLKVVAWAVATIIVALNIWLLVQTIMGWLNV